From the Aquitalea magnusonii genome, one window contains:
- a CDS encoding GNAT family N-acetyltransferase — protein MLPIFTPRLRLREFTMQDAPLVLALLTDPDFIRNVSDRGVYTLQDAGDYISRGPLASYAQHGIGLWCMERLEDDQPVGMCGLIRREGLADVDVGYTMLPTWRGLGYASEAAAACVQYGLTQLQLPRVVGYINADNLASARVLQKAGLHRCGLFDFPGSSVPTLLYSSEPATAQS, from the coding sequence ATGTTACCCATTTTTACGCCCAGATTGCGACTGCGCGAATTCACCATGCAGGATGCACCGCTGGTGCTGGCCCTGCTGACTGACCCGGATTTTATCCGCAATGTCTCGGATCGTGGGGTGTACACGCTGCAAGATGCCGGCGACTACATCAGCCGTGGCCCGCTGGCAAGCTATGCGCAGCACGGCATCGGGCTGTGGTGCATGGAAAGGCTGGAGGATGACCAGCCTGTCGGCATGTGCGGGCTGATCCGGCGTGAAGGACTGGCGGATGTTGATGTGGGCTATACCATGCTGCCCACATGGCGCGGACTGGGCTATGCCAGCGAGGCTGCGGCTGCCTGTGTGCAGTATGGCCTGACACAATTGCAGTTACCGCGGGTTGTCGGCTATATCAATGCCGATAATCTGGCATCGGCACGGGTACTGCAAAAGGCTGGCCTGCATCGCTGCGGGCTTTTTGACTTTCCCGGCAGTAGCGTCCCCACCCTGCTCTACAGCAGTGAGCCAGCTACGGCTCAGTCATAG